One Paraglaciecola mesophila genomic region harbors:
- a CDS encoding insulinase family protein has protein sequence MTTGSNILLTHHLDERHYLYSQLENGLRVLLVEDQTSETCAVAATIGNGHFTDPADCLGLSHLLEHMLFQGNKKYKTVDAFDTFLSLHGGTVNAATGSEFSHYYFSVNNENLSTALDHFSHLLTQPLFELESIKKEICAIDAEFSLKINDDLRRLYEVHKETSNPEHPFSQFSVGNASTLNMLSLKEVQQRLFTLHQNEYVSHNMTLCIISPFDTQTCLDFVKAHFGSHTNREAPQTAPLPALYLKEQLGIRIDIAPLKSARRLIVTFALPSMHHFYRTKPLCIISELLADEGPDGLLCHFKAKGFATNISVGGGIEGSNFRDFNVNLQLTEAGLANIDAMLQTIFQYIEHIKQHDKVRYFDEKSTLLAQIWQFADAIKPIDEAISLSSGIFIYTPEHLIASEYILDKPDPAVIDEVLNFFTPENMRVKVVSPAPKTTLVSRWYHTPYSVSEIPTSLMQKLQNASCNPLLKLPKENQFLSRNHSRIATNAQYIIPQQTIDSVDFKVWFGQDNEFELPRGDCYISFDCQAATLSVEAAATKKLWIALLNNHFQQRYYQANVAGLNYHLYSHQCGFSLHTSGFSANQLMFAHELTEQIHTFEDFDKHFEQVKQQQLQSLHNNLLNKPINRLFTRLSALMQQNTHTPLSMANAIEKTSIEHVYEAKSHMLNNRYIESLIFGNWHKTEAEKFSSSLYKQHQKFTGHGKLSRSVFDLSQQLSLLHALPCNHPDAAVVIYYQSPNAKRRDTLLTILLEQLVSPVFFNFARQQAQLGYLVGSGYVPFNQHPGMAFYVQSPQYSAEYLIKTIRDFLQKFAVDLQQYQKNWSDIKQGVMKQLCQRDANLSMKSQRLWSALGNRDYAFSQNKDTANELTNIEFSDLMTFVKGLVIGKNTGELILYSDPNNKISANELSTAQVQDVFEFKKHTPLVE, from the coding sequence ATGACAACAGGATCTAATATTTTGCTTACTCATCACCTCGACGAACGTCACTATCTGTATTCTCAACTCGAGAATGGTTTGAGGGTGCTCCTTGTCGAGGATCAAACCAGCGAAACCTGTGCTGTGGCAGCGACCATAGGCAATGGGCATTTTACTGATCCTGCTGATTGCCTAGGCCTAAGTCATCTTTTAGAGCACATGCTGTTTCAGGGAAATAAGAAATACAAGACGGTTGATGCATTCGATACATTTCTTTCTTTGCACGGTGGTACGGTGAATGCCGCCACGGGCTCAGAATTCAGCCATTATTATTTTTCAGTAAACAATGAAAATCTCTCGACTGCGCTCGATCATTTTAGCCACTTATTAACTCAACCATTATTTGAACTTGAGTCCATTAAAAAGGAAATTTGCGCCATTGACGCTGAATTTTCGTTAAAAATAAATGATGATTTACGAAGACTTTATGAAGTTCATAAAGAAACCTCAAACCCTGAACACCCCTTTAGTCAATTTTCCGTCGGTAACGCCAGCACATTAAATATGTTGAGCCTTAAGGAAGTTCAACAGCGTTTGTTTACTTTGCATCAAAATGAATACGTTAGCCACAATATGACGCTGTGCATTATCAGTCCGTTTGATACGCAAACATGCTTAGATTTTGTTAAAGCGCATTTTGGCTCTCATACAAATAGAGAAGCCCCTCAAACCGCACCGCTTCCAGCGCTTTATTTAAAAGAACAATTGGGGATCAGAATCGATATCGCCCCGCTGAAATCAGCAAGAAGGCTTATCGTGACCTTCGCATTACCCTCTATGCATCATTTTTATCGAACCAAACCACTTTGCATTATTAGTGAGTTATTGGCAGATGAAGGCCCTGACGGTTTACTTTGTCACTTTAAAGCAAAGGGGTTTGCCACAAATATTAGTGTCGGCGGGGGGATTGAAGGCAGTAATTTCCGAGATTTTAACGTCAACTTACAGTTGACCGAAGCCGGTTTAGCCAATATTGACGCTATGCTGCAAACGATATTTCAATACATTGAACATATAAAGCAGCACGATAAAGTTCGATACTTCGATGAAAAAAGCACATTGCTCGCACAAATTTGGCAGTTTGCTGACGCCATAAAGCCGATTGACGAAGCCATCAGCTTATCCAGTGGCATCTTTATTTATACACCCGAGCACCTCATTGCGTCAGAATATATTCTGGATAAGCCGGATCCTGCTGTAATTGACGAGGTGTTAAACTTTTTCACCCCTGAAAATATGCGGGTAAAAGTAGTTTCACCAGCCCCAAAAACAACGCTTGTTAGTCGTTGGTACCATACTCCATATAGCGTTTCTGAGATCCCAACGAGCTTAATGCAAAAACTGCAAAATGCCTCATGTAATCCACTTTTAAAGTTACCCAAAGAAAATCAATTCCTCAGTCGTAACCATTCGCGGATAGCAACAAATGCACAGTATATTATTCCGCAACAAACAATTGACTCAGTAGATTTTAAGGTATGGTTCGGACAAGATAACGAATTTGAGTTACCAAGAGGTGATTGTTACATTTCATTTGATTGCCAAGCAGCTACGCTAAGTGTTGAGGCTGCAGCCACGAAGAAATTATGGATAGCCCTATTAAATAACCATTTTCAGCAACGTTATTATCAGGCTAATGTTGCTGGGTTAAATTATCACTTGTATTCACATCAATGTGGCTTTTCCCTTCATACAAGCGGGTTTAGCGCCAATCAACTCATGTTTGCACATGAACTGACTGAGCAAATCCACACGTTCGAAGATTTCGATAAGCACTTCGAGCAAGTAAAGCAACAGCAGTTGCAAAGTCTGCACAATAATCTGCTCAATAAGCCAATCAACCGCTTATTTACCCGATTATCTGCACTGATGCAGCAAAATACCCACACGCCTCTGAGCATGGCAAACGCCATAGAAAAAACTAGCATAGAACACGTCTATGAGGCGAAAAGCCACATGCTAAATAATAGGTATATTGAGTCTTTAATCTTTGGTAACTGGCACAAAACAGAAGCTGAGAAGTTTTCATCAAGTTTGTACAAGCAACATCAAAAATTTACTGGGCATGGCAAATTATCGCGCAGTGTGTTTGATCTATCTCAGCAGCTATCGCTATTACACGCCCTGCCCTGTAATCACCCAGATGCGGCAGTCGTCATTTATTACCAATCACCCAACGCAAAGCGGCGCGACACGTTGCTGACCATTTTATTAGAGCAGCTTGTGTCACCTGTGTTCTTTAACTTCGCGCGCCAGCAAGCACAGTTGGGCTATTTAGTAGGTAGTGGTTATGTTCCCTTCAACCAGCATCCAGGTATGGCGTTTTACGTTCAGTCACCACAGTATTCCGCCGAGTACTTAATCAAAACGATTCGAGATTTCTTACAAAAATTCGCCGTTGACTTGCAGCAATATCAAAAAAATTGGAGTGACATAAAACAAGGGGTTATGAAACAACTGTGTCAAAGAGATGCAAATTTAAGCATGAAAAGTCAACGTTTGTGGTCTGCTTTGGGTAATCGAGATTATGCATTTTCTCAGAATAAAGATACTGCCAATGAGTTAACCAATATTGAATTTTCCGACCTAATGACATTCGTCAAAGGGTTAGTCATCGGAAAAAATACGGGTGAATTAATACTGTATAGTGATCCGAATAATAAAATATCGGCAAACGAGTTATCTACAGCCCAAGTGCAGGATGTTTTTGAGTTCAAAAAACATACGCCTTTGGTAGAATAA